A window of Mucilaginibacter sp. PAMC 26640 contains these coding sequences:
- a CDS encoding efflux transporter periplasmic adaptor subunit codes for MHTRKVVFISASIIAAGMLLMQCKSPEKKTAAADSAATAEPAMEALSLSKSAMLSNIKIPGELVAYQQVDLYAKVSSFVKKIHVDVGSVVSAGQLLASMEAPEIGSQINGAQSRLKAQQATYIASKATYNRLLETSKTPGTVSQNDLDLALAKQNSDYAQFQSAQAAVREVSASNNYLEIRAPFSGIITARNVSQGAYVGPSGKGSEAPLFTLQQQDKLRLVVSVPEAYTGYMDDKSVVNFTVRSLPNNTFKAKVARLAGALDSRLRAQRTEMDVINTGKNLLPGMVAEVEIPLSDKVNNFVVPSNAILNSTQGTYVIKLSRDSSNWIPIKTGRNTDGKTEIFGALAVSDTLALTATEEIRDKSPLKVKVAIK; via the coding sequence ATGCATACCCGTAAAGTCGTTTTTATTTCTGCATCCATAATAGCAGCAGGCATGTTACTCATGCAATGTAAATCGCCGGAGAAAAAAACTGCGGCTGCAGACAGCGCCGCCACTGCCGAACCCGCAATGGAAGCGCTATCATTAAGCAAAAGCGCTATGCTCTCCAATATCAAGATCCCCGGCGAACTAGTGGCCTATCAACAGGTAGATCTTTATGCCAAGGTAAGCAGCTTTGTTAAGAAAATACATGTTGATGTAGGCAGCGTTGTAAGTGCTGGGCAGCTTTTAGCTAGTATGGAGGCCCCGGAAATAGGCTCGCAGATAAATGGAGCGCAATCGCGCCTGAAGGCACAACAAGCTACCTACATAGCCAGCAAAGCCACCTACAACCGTTTGCTGGAAACCAGCAAAACCCCGGGGACGGTATCACAAAACGACCTTGATCTCGCGCTGGCTAAACAAAATTCAGATTACGCGCAATTTCAATCGGCGCAGGCGGCGGTGAGGGAAGTGAGCGCAAGCAATAATTACCTGGAGATCCGCGCACCTTTCTCCGGCATCATCACCGCACGTAACGTAAGCCAGGGAGCGTATGTTGGCCCCTCCGGCAAAGGATCAGAAGCGCCTTTGTTTACCCTGCAGCAACAGGATAAGCTGCGTTTGGTAGTAAGCGTACCCGAGGCCTATACCGGTTACATGGATGATAAAAGCGTAGTGAATTTTACGGTAAGGAGTTTGCCAAACAATACCTTTAAAGCCAAAGTAGCCAGGCTTGCCGGGGCTTTAGATAGCCGCCTGCGTGCCCAGCGTACTGAAATGGATGTGATCAACACCGGGAAAAACCTGTTGCCGGGTATGGTGGCCGAGGTGGAAATTCCGCTGAGCGACAAAGTGAACAACTTTGTGGTTCCGTCAAATGCCATCCTCAATTCAACCCAGGGCACCTATGTGATTAAACTGAGCCGTGATTCTTCTAATTGGATCCCGATTAAAACCGGCCGAAATACCGATGGCAAAACCGAGATCTTCGGCGCGCTGGCTGTATCAGATACGCTGGCCCTGACTGCTACCGAAGAGATCAGGGATAAATCGCCGTTAAAAGTTAAGGTGGCGATAAAATAA
- a CDS encoding multidrug transporter AcrB yields MLKKFIERPVLSTVISVLLVILGVLGLINLPISQYPDIAPPTVQVQASYSGANADVVLKSVIIPMEEQINGVENMTYMTSSASNDGSASITVYFKVGTNPDLAAVNVQNRVSRATSLLPLVVTQAGVSVAKSQSSNLLIFSLSSEDKTYDETFLQNYTKINLIPQIQRVTGVGQAQVFGSKDYSMRIWLKPDVMSRYGLVPDDITEALNEQNVEAAPGKFGENSHEPFQYVIRYKGRLQTAKEFGDIIIKSVGNGQLLRLDDIARLELGALDYSFVEQTNGHESVGVAISQTAGSNARDVINQTKKILDEASEKFPKGIKITYLVDANNFLDASIEKVISTLIEAFILVFIVVFIFLQDFRSTLIPAIAVPVAIVGTFFFLNLFGFTINLLTLFALVLAIGIVVDDAIVVVEAVHAKLDQGYKSARRASVDAMNEISGAIVSITLVMSAVFLPVTFISGSTGVFYKQFGITLAVAIILSAVNALTLSPALCALFLKPHEKGSKKHGFINRFYVAFNTSFDTVTGKYKKSVNFLAQKKWIAMTAVAVFSALFIYLAKTTPSSFVPNEDQGTVFAAISLPPASSMERTTAVATTIDSIGHTIPEVENSLKLVGFNFLAGSGSAYAMVILKLKNWDERKAKEQSLQNIIATLFKKTANMREASVFYFSPPTLQGFGNSDGFSFEIQDKGGHSIEELYKVSNRFQAALQNRKEIQSLNSSFNPNFPQFQVDVNVAKCKEAGVTVTSVLNTLQGYYGGLYASNFNQFGKQYRVMVQADYDYRANETGLSKIFVRTSTGVMAPITTFISLKKVFGPESLSRFNLFTAISVSGSPKPGYSTGDAIKVIKEVAAQQLPAGYDFEFSGLTREELSTGQQSVYIFILCLVFVYFLLSAQYESYLLPFAVLLSLPVGLAGTYLFAQIFNVGSNIYLQISLIMLIGLLAKNAILIVEFALERRRAGMDLIPAAIAGAEARFRPILMTSFAFIFGIMPLMFSTGAGANGNRSIGAGAVGGMLVGTIFGVFIIPVLFIIFQHLQEKVGRNKEHDNDDDEVITTTPAH; encoded by the coding sequence ATGCTTAAGAAATTTATTGAACGGCCCGTATTATCTACGGTTATATCAGTTTTATTGGTGATACTGGGCGTATTGGGCCTCATCAATTTGCCTATTTCGCAATACCCGGATATTGCACCGCCTACCGTACAGGTACAGGCCTCATACAGCGGTGCTAATGCCGATGTGGTATTGAAAAGCGTGATCATCCCTATGGAAGAGCAGATCAATGGGGTGGAGAACATGACTTACATGACCTCCAGTGCAAGTAACGATGGCTCTGCTTCAATCACTGTATATTTCAAGGTGGGCACCAATCCCGACCTGGCCGCTGTGAACGTACAAAACCGCGTATCGCGGGCTACCAGCCTGCTGCCATTGGTAGTAACCCAGGCAGGGGTGTCGGTAGCTAAGAGCCAAAGCAGTAACCTGCTTATTTTTTCGCTTTCCAGTGAAGACAAAACTTACGATGAGACATTTCTGCAGAACTATACCAAAATCAACCTGATCCCGCAGATACAACGCGTAACCGGCGTTGGCCAGGCGCAGGTTTTTGGTTCGAAGGATTATTCGATGAGGATCTGGCTGAAACCGGATGTAATGTCGCGCTATGGTTTGGTACCAGATGATATAACAGAAGCACTCAACGAACAGAACGTGGAGGCCGCCCCCGGTAAGTTTGGCGAAAACAGTCATGAACCCTTTCAATATGTAATAAGGTACAAAGGCAGGCTGCAAACGGCCAAGGAATTTGGCGATATCATCATCAAATCGGTAGGCAACGGGCAACTGCTCCGCCTTGATGATATAGCCCGTTTAGAACTTGGCGCATTGGATTACTCCTTTGTAGAACAAACAAACGGGCACGAATCCGTAGGTGTGGCCATAAGCCAAACAGCAGGGTCAAACGCCAGGGACGTGATCAATCAAACCAAAAAAATCCTGGACGAAGCCTCAGAAAAATTCCCGAAAGGAATTAAAATCACTTACCTGGTAGATGCTAATAACTTCCTGGATGCTTCAATTGAAAAAGTGATCAGCACGCTGATCGAAGCGTTTATACTGGTTTTCATCGTGGTGTTTATCTTCCTGCAGGATTTCCGGTCTACGCTGATCCCGGCTATAGCGGTGCCGGTAGCTATTGTGGGTACCTTCTTCTTTTTAAACCTGTTTGGCTTCACCATCAATTTGCTTACGCTTTTTGCCCTGGTGCTGGCCATCGGTATTGTGGTGGATGATGCCATTGTGGTAGTTGAAGCCGTGCACGCCAAGCTGGATCAGGGCTACAAATCAGCGCGTAGAGCATCGGTTGATGCGATGAACGAGATCTCGGGCGCTATCGTTTCTATTACGCTGGTAATGTCGGCCGTATTTTTACCGGTAACCTTTATCAGCGGCTCAACCGGGGTATTTTACAAACAGTTTGGTATAACGCTGGCAGTGGCTATCATCTTATCAGCAGTAAATGCCCTTACGCTAAGCCCGGCATTATGCGCATTGTTTTTAAAACCGCACGAAAAAGGCAGCAAGAAACATGGTTTCATCAACCGTTTTTATGTGGCCTTCAATACTTCGTTTGATACAGTTACCGGAAAGTATAAGAAATCGGTTAACTTTTTGGCGCAAAAAAAGTGGATAGCGATGACAGCCGTAGCGGTATTTTCGGCACTGTTTATTTACCTGGCTAAAACTACGCCATCCAGCTTTGTACCCAATGAGGACCAGGGGACAGTTTTTGCAGCTATCAGCCTGCCTCCTGCTTCATCAATGGAACGCACAACAGCGGTTGCCACTACTATCGACAGCATTGGCCACACCATCCCCGAAGTAGAAAATTCTTTAAAGCTGGTTGGTTTTAACTTCCTGGCAGGCTCGGGCAGTGCCTATGCCATGGTGATATTAAAACTAAAAAACTGGGATGAGCGTAAGGCAAAGGAACAAAGCCTGCAAAATATCATCGCAACGCTTTTTAAAAAGACAGCCAATATGCGCGAAGCGAGCGTATTTTACTTCTCGCCACCAACCTTACAAGGTTTTGGTAACAGTGATGGTTTTTCGTTCGAGATACAGGATAAAGGCGGGCACAGCATTGAAGAATTATACAAGGTAAGCAACCGTTTCCAGGCAGCACTGCAAAACCGAAAGGAGATCCAGAGTTTAAACTCGTCCTTTAATCCTAATTTCCCGCAGTTCCAGGTGGATGTTAATGTGGCTAAATGTAAAGAAGCGGGCGTTACGGTAACCTCGGTTTTGAATACCCTGCAGGGTTATTATGGCGGATTATATGCCTCCAACTTTAACCAATTTGGCAAGCAGTACCGGGTAATGGTACAGGCAGATTATGATTACCGCGCCAATGAAACGGGTCTGAGCAAAATCTTCGTTCGCACCAGCACAGGCGTTATGGCACCTATCACTACCTTCATCAGCCTTAAAAAAGTATTCGGTCCGGAATCGCTGTCGAGGTTCAACTTGTTTACGGCCATCTCTGTTTCCGGCTCGCCGAAACCGGGTTACAGTACAGGTGATGCCATTAAAGTGATTAAAGAAGTTGCCGCACAGCAACTGCCTGCTGGTTATGATTTTGAATTTTCGGGCCTAACACGCGAGGAATTGAGCACAGGGCAGCAATCCGTATATATATTTATCCTTTGCCTCGTTTTTGTTTACTTTTTGTTGAGTGCCCAGTATGAGAGCTACCTGCTGCCCTTTGCAGTATTGCTTTCCTTGCCTGTGGGTTTGGCGGGCACCTACCTGTTTGCGCAAATCTTCAATGTAGGCAGCAATATCTATTTGCAGATCTCGCTCATCATGCTTATCGGCTTATTAGCCAAAAACGCCATCCTGATTGTGGAATTTGCGCTGGAACGCCGCCGGGCAGGTATGGATTTGATCCCTGCCGCTATTGCCGGTGCCGAAGCTCGTTTTCGCCCGATCCTCATGACCTCCTTTGCGTTTATATTCGGGATCATGCCACTCATGTTTTCTACGGGGGCGGGTGCAAATGGTAATAGATCCATTGGTGCAGGTGCAGTGGGTGGCATGTTGGTAGGTACCATCTTCGGGGTATTCATCATCCCGGTGCTGTTTATCATTTTCCAGCATCTACAGGAAAAAGTTGGCCGAAATAAAGAACATGACAACGATGATGACGAGGTGATTACCACTACCCCTGCGCATTAA
- a CDS encoding transporter — translation MFVKNYLLNVLFLFSVPSLVFAQQPLTLKQAIETAVVNYPTIKAKTNYAAASKATISQTKAEVLPNLNLSAQQDYGTVNGQNGPLYGFGGFGVASSGLPLPNQNWNAAFGSLYLANLNWEFFTFGRIKERIKTAQQVAIRDQNDLQQEIFNHKVKVAAAYLNLLAAQKLTDSYRKNLVRADTFKRIVKTRALNGLIAGVDSSQAGAEVSGARIILTRAIDQEQQQSNQLAQLMGVAPALFKLDTVFVSHLPKNIDAPTDSAVASHPTLQYYQSRIDVNNEQIKYIKKFAYPSFSFVGILQTRGSGFSNLYSSNQNAYTDNYWDGTKPTRSNYLLGIGISWNLTQPFRISKQARAQRYISEGLTDEYELANQQIKAQFALADTKTINALSNYREAPVQVKAASQAYLQKSVLYKNGLTNLVDVTQAQYALIRAETDRDIAYTNVWQALLLKAAAKGDFELFNGAL, via the coding sequence ATTTTCGTGAAGAATTACTTGCTAAATGTTCTCTTCCTATTTTCCGTTCCCTCTTTAGTGTTTGCGCAACAACCGCTCACCTTAAAACAAGCTATTGAAACTGCGGTAGTCAATTATCCTACCATAAAAGCAAAAACAAATTACGCTGCGGCATCCAAGGCTACCATCAGCCAAACAAAAGCCGAGGTTTTGCCTAATTTAAATTTAAGCGCCCAGCAGGATTACGGTACGGTTAACGGGCAAAACGGCCCGCTTTACGGTTTCGGTGGTTTTGGTGTGGCTTCATCTGGTTTACCTTTACCCAATCAAAACTGGAACGCCGCTTTTGGCTCTTTGTACCTAGCCAACCTTAACTGGGAGTTTTTCACCTTCGGTAGGATAAAAGAACGGATCAAAACGGCACAACAGGTAGCTATCAGGGATCAGAACGATCTGCAACAGGAGATCTTTAACCATAAAGTGAAAGTGGCGGCGGCATACCTCAACCTGCTGGCCGCACAAAAACTTACCGACTCCTATCGTAAAAACCTGGTGCGTGCAGATACTTTTAAACGCATTGTTAAAACCCGCGCGTTAAACGGACTTATTGCGGGTGTGGATTCTTCTCAGGCCGGCGCAGAGGTTTCCGGTGCACGCATTATCCTTACCCGCGCTATTGACCAGGAGCAGCAGCAAAGCAATCAGTTGGCACAGCTGATGGGCGTTGCGCCCGCCCTGTTTAAGCTGGACACTGTTTTTGTATCTCACCTGCCTAAAAATATTGATGCACCCACCGATTCAGCTGTGGCCAGTCACCCAACCTTGCAATACTATCAATCGCGCATTGATGTCAACAACGAGCAGATCAAATACATTAAAAAGTTCGCTTACCCCAGCTTTTCATTTGTGGGCATCCTGCAAACCCGCGGTTCGGGTTTCAGCAACTTATATTCTTCGAACCAAAATGCTTATACCGATAACTATTGGGACGGTACCAAACCTACGCGCAGCAATTATCTGCTGGGTATCGGCATCAGCTGGAATTTAACACAGCCATTCCGCATCTCCAAACAAGCCAGAGCACAGCGCTACATCAGCGAAGGACTAACAGACGAATATGAACTCGCCAACCAGCAGATAAAGGCACAGTTTGCCCTGGCAGATACCAAAACTATTAATGCCCTCAGCAATTACCGCGAGGCCCCTGTTCAGGTAAAGGCAGCATCACAGGCATACCTGCAAAAATCGGTACTGTATAAAAACGGACTTACCAACCTGGTTGATGTTACGCAAGCACAATATGCGCTTATCCGTGCAGAGACCGACCGCGATATTGCCTACACTAATGTATGGCAGGCACTCTTGCTAAAGGCGGCCGCCAAAGGCGATTTTGAGTTATTTAACGGTGCTCTTTAA
- a CDS encoding acriflavin resistance protein has protein sequence MNLIRFALRKPITIMVLVAALFFFGIKAITTIKIDIFPKLDMPVIYISHPFTGYTPEQMESFFAKQYVNILLYTNGLKSIETKNIQGLTLMKLNFYPGTNMAQAAGELASFTNRIQAVFPPGSNPPFIIRFDASTLPVGQLVLSSPTRSNNELADLANVYVRSSFTSIHGLVAPPPFGGNIRTIVIKADPELLRSHNMTPDQLVEALKLNNQTTPSGNVRIGDKNYITPTNTTINTVKDFENIPLFKGGVQGLYLRDVATVADAADVTAGYALVNGKRSVYLSVAKSADASTWEVVQNLKASIPKIQALLPPDVKVSYEFDQSVYVMNSVKSLITEGAIGAILTGLMVLLFLGDARGALIVILTIPTSIISGVLFLSLFGQTINIMTLSGLALAIGILVDESTVTIENIHQHFDMGKPKALAIWDACKEIAFPKLLILFCILAVFAPAFTMGGIPGSLFLPLALAIGFSMIVSYFLAQTFVPIMANWMMKNKHHHAADGHQLSDSEELALSGIDDTCRRAQLNQKQLAAATADRNHNGKVGAFERMRMRYLKFIDRMMPFRKVIVLGYVVVICGLAFLLMQTIGRDVLPKVNGSQFQVRLRAPEGTRIEQTETRTFKAINIIKELVGPENVSITSAYVGTHPSLFSTSPIYLWMAGPQEAVIQVAFKEDFKTNLDELKERIRAAYAKQLPDIKSSFEPIELTDKILSQGSPTPIEVRFSGRDKRLSEAYANKLINKLNQIKYLRDVQLGQSTKYPSININIDRTRASQVGVDINDISRSLIASTSSSRYTDKNIWIDHKTNNSYSVQVQIPESKMASISEISEIPLLKNTSRPVLGDIAEIHPGSTYGETDNLGALPMLTVTANLNNQDLGTAAKDVRVAIASLGELPRGLNVNLIGLSDTLTETMDSLESGLGIAIIVIFLMLAANFQSFKVSGIVLATVPAVILGSLTLLMLAGSTLNLQSYMGMIMSVGVSISNAVLLITNAEELRLVNGDAMASAREAASLRLRPIVMTALAMVVGMIPMASGLGEAGDQSSPLGRAVIGGLIASTFAALFILPLVFAWGQGKTSIQSVSLDPEDEESIHFTKLDYKS, from the coding sequence ATGAATTTAATCCGTTTCGCACTACGTAAGCCCATCACCATTATGGTGCTTGTTGCCGCTCTGTTCTTCTTCGGGATAAAGGCGATCACCACCATTAAAATAGATATTTTCCCTAAGCTCGATATGCCGGTGATCTACATATCGCACCCTTTTACAGGCTATACGCCCGAGCAGATGGAATCTTTTTTCGCTAAGCAATACGTGAACATCCTATTGTACACCAACGGTTTAAAAAGTATAGAGACCAAAAATATCCAGGGTTTAACCTTAATGAAACTCAACTTTTACCCTGGCACCAATATGGCGCAGGCTGCGGGTGAGTTAGCATCGTTCACCAACAGGATCCAGGCCGTGTTCCCGCCCGGTTCCAATCCTCCTTTTATAATTCGGTTTGATGCCTCTACCCTGCCCGTGGGACAACTCGTATTAAGCAGCCCTACCCGCAGCAATAACGAATTGGCTGATTTAGCGAACGTATATGTTAGGTCGTCCTTCACGTCAATTCACGGTTTGGTTGCACCACCACCTTTTGGCGGTAATATCCGTACCATTGTTATCAAGGCAGACCCAGAGTTGCTGCGCTCGCATAACATGACACCCGATCAATTGGTGGAAGCTCTGAAGCTGAATAACCAAACCACCCCCTCGGGTAATGTGCGCATCGGTGATAAAAACTATATCACACCTACTAACACTACCATTAACACCGTAAAAGATTTTGAGAACATTCCCCTTTTTAAAGGCGGTGTGCAGGGGCTGTATCTCCGCGATGTAGCTACCGTTGCTGATGCGGCAGACGTTACCGCAGGTTATGCACTGGTTAACGGGAAGCGTTCGGTTTACCTCAGCGTTGCCAAAAGTGCCGATGCCTCTACCTGGGAAGTGGTGCAGAATTTAAAAGCATCCATCCCCAAAATTCAGGCATTGCTGCCGCCGGATGTGAAGGTAAGCTATGAGTTTGATCAATCGGTATATGTGATGAACTCGGTAAAAAGCTTAATAACCGAGGGTGCTATCGGCGCGATACTTACCGGGCTGATGGTTCTTTTGTTTTTGGGCGATGCACGGGGCGCGCTTATCGTGATCCTAACCATCCCTACCTCTATTATCTCGGGCGTATTGTTCCTTAGCCTGTTTGGCCAAACCATCAATATCATGACCTTGAGCGGCCTTGCACTGGCCATTGGCATCCTGGTGGATGAAAGTACGGTTACTATTGAAAATATTCACCAGCATTTTGATATGGGTAAACCCAAGGCCCTCGCCATTTGGGATGCCTGTAAGGAAATCGCCTTCCCTAAATTACTCATCCTGTTTTGTATCCTGGCGGTATTTGCCCCCGCATTTACTATGGGCGGCATCCCCGGTTCGTTATTCTTACCGCTGGCGCTGGCTATTGGTTTCAGTATGATCGTGTCTTACTTTTTAGCGCAAACCTTCGTGCCGATCATGGCAAACTGGATGATGAAAAATAAACATCATCACGCAGCGGATGGCCACCAATTAAGTGATAGCGAAGAACTTGCCCTTTCTGGAATTGATGACACCTGTCGCCGCGCGCAATTGAATCAAAAACAATTAGCAGCTGCCACGGCAGACCGCAACCATAACGGCAAAGTGGGCGCCTTTGAGCGGATGCGGATGCGCTACCTTAAATTTATCGACCGGATGATGCCTTTCCGCAAGGTTATTGTACTGGGTTACGTAGTGGTGATCTGCGGACTGGCATTTTTGCTGATGCAAACCATTGGCCGGGATGTATTGCCTAAAGTTAACGGCAGCCAGTTCCAGGTACGCTTACGAGCACCCGAAGGTACCCGCATAGAGCAAACCGAAACACGCACTTTTAAAGCGATCAACATCATTAAAGAGTTGGTTGGCCCCGAGAATGTATCCATCACATCGGCTTATGTTGGTACGCATCCCTCGCTGTTTTCTACCAGTCCTATTTATTTATGGATGGCAGGGCCACAGGAGGCCGTGATCCAGGTGGCTTTTAAAGAAGATTTTAAAACCAATCTGGATGAACTGAAGGAACGCATCAGGGCGGCGTATGCAAAGCAGCTCCCGGATATTAAATCATCCTTTGAGCCTATCGAGCTTACCGACAAGATCTTGAGCCAGGGTTCACCTACCCCTATTGAAGTGCGCTTCTCCGGCAGAGATAAAAGACTGAGCGAAGCCTACGCTAACAAGTTAATCAACAAACTCAATCAAATTAAATATCTGCGCGATGTACAGTTGGGGCAAAGCACCAAGTACCCATCCATCAATATCAATATTGACCGGACCAGGGCATCTCAGGTTGGGGTGGATATCAATGATATATCCCGCTCCCTTATTGCTTCAACTTCTTCATCACGCTATACCGATAAGAACATCTGGATAGATCATAAAACGAACAACAGTTACAGCGTGCAGGTGCAGATCCCGGAAAGCAAAATGGCCAGTATCTCCGAGATCAGCGAAATTCCACTATTGAAAAACACTTCGCGTCCTGTACTAGGAGATATCGCCGAGATCCATCCCGGCAGTACTTATGGGGAAACCGATAACCTGGGCGCTTTGCCAATGTTAACGGTTACCGCCAACCTCAATAACCAGGATTTAGGAACAGCAGCTAAAGACGTGCGCGTGGCTATTGCCTCCCTGGGCGAACTTCCCCGCGGCTTAAACGTAAACCTGATAGGCCTGAGCGATACGCTAACAGAAACCATGGATAGCCTCGAAAGCGGCCTGGGTATTGCCATCATCGTTATCTTCTTAATGCTTGCAGCAAACTTCCAGTCGTTTAAAGTTTCGGGCATTGTACTGGCGACGGTACCTGCTGTAATATTGGGTTCGTTAACACTGTTGATGCTGGCGGGGTCGACGCTTAATTTGCAATCATACATGGGGATGATCATGTCTGTAGGGGTTTCCATCTCCAATGCCGTGCTGCTCATTACCAACGCCGAGGAATTGCGCCTGGTAAACGGTGATGCAATGGCATCGGCCCGTGAGGCGGCGTCTTTAAGGCTACGCCCGATTGTGATGACCGCTCTGGCAATGGTTGTGGGGATGATCCCAATGGCAAGCGGCCTGGGTGAAGCCGGCGACCAGTCTTCGCCGCTTGGCCGTGCTGTAATTGGCGGGCTAATTGCATCAACGTTTGCGGCTTTGTTTATCCTGCCGCTGGTATTTGCGTGGGGACAAGGTAAAACCAGCATACAAAGTGTTTCTCTTGATCCGGAGGATGAAGAAAGCATCCATTTTACTAAACTTGACTACAAATCATAA
- a CDS encoding efflux transporter periplasmic adaptor subunit: MRRKFFIPTIIFVSATLVTSCGENKQQPDAAGQGEALSYKVLTLQPHNATLNVDYPASIQGQQNIEIRPKVDGYVAKIFVDEGTIVTKGQLLFKIDAPQYEQEVRTAEAGIKTAEADLALAKMQVSKVKPLVEKDIISKFELESAQYAQQSKAAALAQAKATLVNARVNLGYTTITSPVNGVIGSLPYKLGSLVNSNTTDPLTTVYNTANVYAYFAINEKQLLDFSRDSTGSGSLKARIGKLPNVSLVLSDGTIYDHTGRVETVNGLINTATGAANVRADFANPRGLIRSGSSAGVRIPNLVKQTILVPQSATYELQDKRFVYVVGAQNKVKSTAIKVMDNTAGQFYVVTGGLKTGDKIVLESSGNIKDGTVIKPEAANDATVYRELK; encoded by the coding sequence ATCAGGCGAAAATTCTTTATACCAACAATTATTTTTGTATCGGCTACACTCGTTACATCCTGTGGCGAAAATAAGCAACAGCCAGATGCCGCGGGGCAGGGTGAAGCTTTAAGCTATAAAGTTTTAACGCTGCAGCCCCATAATGCTACACTGAATGTAGATTATCCGGCAAGCATCCAGGGACAGCAAAATATCGAAATCCGCCCCAAAGTAGATGGTTATGTAGCTAAAATTTTTGTGGATGAAGGAACGATAGTAACTAAAGGGCAACTCCTTTTTAAAATCGATGCGCCACAATACGAACAAGAAGTGCGCACCGCAGAGGCGGGCATCAAAACAGCCGAGGCCGACCTGGCGCTTGCGAAGATGCAGGTAAGCAAAGTTAAACCACTTGTCGAAAAAGATATCATCAGCAAATTTGAGTTGGAATCGGCCCAGTATGCGCAGCAAAGTAAAGCGGCAGCTTTGGCACAAGCCAAAGCAACGCTGGTAAACGCGCGGGTGAACCTTGGCTACACCACTATCACCAGCCCGGTAAATGGCGTTATCGGCTCGCTGCCTTACAAACTTGGCAGCCTGGTGAACAGCAATACTACCGACCCGCTAACAACGGTTTACAACACGGCCAACGTTTACGCCTACTTTGCTATCAACGAAAAGCAACTGCTTGATTTTAGCCGCGACAGCACCGGTTCTGGTTCACTGAAGGCCAGGATCGGCAAATTACCAAATGTATCACTGGTACTTTCTGATGGCACCATCTATGACCACACCGGCCGGGTAGAAACCGTTAACGGCCTCATTAATACCGCAACTGGTGCCGCCAATGTACGGGCCGATTTTGCTAACCCGAGAGGGTTGATCCGCAGCGGAAGCAGCGCCGGCGTGCGCATCCCGAACCTGGTAAAACAGACTATCCTTGTACCGCAAAGTGCTACTTATGAATTACAGGATAAACGCTTCGTATACGTAGTTGGGGCTCAGAATAAAGTAAAGAGTACTGCTATCAAAGTGATGGACAATACGGCAGGCCAGTTCTACGTGGTTACCGGCGGATTGAAAACGGGAGATAAGATCGTACTGGAAAGCTCCGGCAATATTAAAGATGGTACCGTTATTAAACCAGAAGCCGCTAACGATGCTACCGTGTATCGTGAATTAAAATAA